AAGATTAGCCAGCACCAGAAACTGGTTGCCTTTATTACCTTTCCTCTCTCCTAAGTGATCGTCCCAACTGACTCCACACATCTCATCAATATCTAACTACAATTTATTGATGCAACTcctttttttgaaatatatttagaatacccaattactttttccaattaaggggcaatttagtgtggccaatccacctaacctgcacatctttgggttgtaggggtgacacccacacaggcacggggagaatgtgcaaactcacacgacaatgacccggggccgggatcgaacccgggtcctctgcgcagtaggcagcagtgcaACTGTGCCATCGCGCCGCCCCACTGATGCAACTCTTATCAAGTTATCGTGCTATATTGGAACAGTGATTTAGGCATTTTCATCGGTGGGAGCTCAACTGAAATCTATCTAAACTGATAGAATCAATGTCTCCTCTGTGTTTGTGAGTCCTGTATCAAATATGTTTGGGTGCTTTGTATTGGACAtgagctgtaaaaaaaaaaaaaagaactggccTCATTTGGCTCTGAGCGGCTAATGGATGGCTTTTGTGAAATGAGAATCTGACCAATGGATCCTAGATGAGATTGCCACAAAGTTTTGAATCTGGAGACATGACTAGGCTTAGAAAAGGGAATAGAACGTTTGTATTTAACTACTTTATACAGAGAATGATGACATTTGTGGATGGACTGCTCGGTCGGGCAGTTGAGGTGAAGAAGTGGCTAAATATAAAAGAGTAGGTGAAATGTGAGTGGCCAGATGTGAATGGCAAAGATGCATATGGCTAAGTAATTATTTGTAGCAGATTGTGCATCCAGTGATAGAAAAACGCAACCTATCAATATTTTAAACTGTAACAAATTGAAAAGTTTGTAATACTAACATGAAAGCGCTTATACCATAGCTATGCAAATAGCCTTAAGGGTATTTATATAAAAAAGGCTGAATTAAGTTTTACACAAGTTTAGCTTAAGTCAATAGCTCTCTGATTTCTCCAGAGTAACTGGGAAGACTTTTGGAGAGGGGACTCGAAGCCATGAACAGTAATTTTAAACAATGTGTAAATGACTGTAAATATCCATAAATGTCAGTGGAACCGTGTTGTGGCAAGGATGAGAATAAAAATAGaagtaggtttttaaaaaatagatgCTTACCTTTTATTCACCTTGTTCTTTAACTTTCAGATTTCGTTGGTGCGGATGCCCTATGCCTGCAAACTTCTCTTCCAGGAACTAATGTCAATGAGCATTGCACCCCGAATGTTGATTTCATAATGGACTGTAAATGATCGGCTTTTCTCAGACATGCCAGGTTTATGGCACAATATTGAAATAGTATAATATGTGACTGGCAAAATTATTTGCAGCAGAGTGCACAATGATGTATGAGAAAGTGTGATGGTATTGCTTATTCAAATACCAGGTCTTTAGTCTCACTTCATGTGTTTACTGTTCTCACTGGTGGCTTGATTGGTGGTTTTATCTTTGCCAGCATTGTAAGTAGATTTTGTtgtgaaaacaaaaataaaattttGTATTTTAAGCTTTGTATAAATTTTATTCCATAACTTTATATACAGCCTGTATCTTGATAATGGAGAAACTGATTTGTGCTCCTTTGGCCTTATATTTGACTTACAAAAATCTAACCACAAGCAGAGTAAAATGAAGGGTACAACAACAATCATCATTAAAAGTAACTATATGCTGGGAAAACGATCCCTAGAAAACCCGACTTGTTATGCACTGAAAAAAGCGCTATACAAATAGTCTGCATATCCCCAGCGTTCCCCGTCAGTAGATGAGCTCCAAGCTGAGCTAGTGGTTGGTCATTGGTTCATTCCATTGAATATTTTTTCATACTTCCTCTTTCACTGTAAAGCAAAACGCCAAAGTTAATAAGAAGAAATAGCGTTAATAGAATGGCaccgtggcactgtggttagcactgttgccttacagcgcgcgggttcaattccagccttgggtgactgtgtggagtttgcacgttcgccctgtgtctgcatgggtttcctccgggtgctccggtttcctcccactgtcccaaagatgtgcaggttaggtggattggccacgcaaaattaccccttggtgtcccaacgattagatggggttgcagggtaacTGGGATAGAGTTGGCCTGGGTGGAgtactttcagaggattggtgcagatgagatgggccgaatggcatcctcctgcactgtagggattctatgtttctatggttttACTGTACATGCTCAACAAATGGAGAGCCCTGTCCCATTAGATTTTTCACTGACTTATTTCACCTTTTCCATGTGTGTCTTTAAAATCATAATCTATTGACTTTAGTTTTCTTCTATATCATAATACAGCTCCATATTCTGGTCTTAAATTCAATTCTGAAGTCTCCTGTAATAATTACACATAATTTGTTGAATACATTGATTTCCAGGATTTTCCCTGTGACAAACCAACatagaaataggagtaggccattcagcccctcgagcctgtcctgccatttaatgagatcatggctgatctgtgacttaactccatatacctgccgtcAGCCCAGgttccttaatatctttgctgaacaaaaatctatcagatTTAAAATCAACAACTGTTCTGGTTTCACCTGCTATTTGTGGGAGCGAGTTTCAAACCTcgacaactctttgagtgaagaagtgcttcctggcggcacagtggtgcagtggttagcactcctgcctcacgccgctgaggacccagtaCGATCCTGGCCCCGGAACACTgtcccatgcggagtttgcacattctccccgtgtctgcgtgggtctcacccccacaacctaaagatgtgcagggaaggtggattggccaccctaacttttttttaaaattaagtgtacccaattcattttttccaattaaggggcaatttagcgtgttcagtccacctaccttgcacatctttgtattgtgggggcagcacggtagcatagtggttagcactatggcttcacagcgccagggtcccaggtttgattcctgcttgggtcactgtctgtgcagggtctgcacgttctccccgtgtttccgtgggtttcctcccacagtccaaagatgtgcaggttaggtggattggccatgctaaattgcccttgggttagatggggttgctgggttacggggctagggtttaggtagggcgctctttccaagggccggtgcagacacaatggaccaaatggcctcctcctgcacggtaaattctatgaaacccatgcaaacacggggagaatgtgcaaaaccacACTGACAATGACCCAGTGCTAgctactgccccaccgtgctgtcctcggccacgctaaattgccccttaattggaaaaaataaaataagtgcttcctaacatctctcctgaatggtctagccctaatttttaggctgtgccccctagttttagaatctccaactagtggaaatagttttatctttatctaccctgtcctcCCCTGTTAATATTTTGAATGCTTTgataagatcacccctcaaccttctaaattctaacaaAAACTGGCCTAATCTTTGTAATCTTTCCTCTCAAATcaaccctgtaatccaggtatcatctttgtaaacctacgttgcattcCTTCCAAGACCAAAAtatcttcctaaggtgtggtgcccagaactgctctcgGTACTCCAAGCGGGTTCTAACCAGGGATCTGtatagctgcagcaaaacctcttgTGTTTCTATACTCCAatgctctagatataaaggctaacattccattagcctttttgattattttctgcacttgttcgtggcCTTTTAAGGAtctatggataacctcacacttgcttacattggattccatctgccacaattttgctcattcacctagtctgtcaatacctccttgcaattttattattactttttataaatttagagtacctagtccattttttccaattaagaggcaatttagtgtggccaatccacctaccctgcacatctttgggttgtgggggcgaaacccacgcaaacacggggagaatgtgcaaactccacacggacagtgacccagagccgggattgaacctgggaccccgacgctgtgaggcaacagtgctaaacactgcgccaccttgctgccctccttgcaattttatgctctgATCTAggttgtctacaatgccacctaattttgtatcatcagcaaatttggatctttgactttctatgccatcatccaagtcattattgaataattgaggccccaacacaaccctgtggtgcaccactagtcacctcctgccaattagagtaattgcCCATTATCCCCACACTGTCATCTGCCActtaaccaatttcctaaccatttcAATCATTTGCCCTCAACTCTGTGGACTTCCACCTTTAGCTAACAGTCTCTTatttgggactttatcaaatgccttctggaagtccatgtaaataacatccatagatatTCCCCGCTCCACTACCTTTGTCACcaaaaaaattcaataagattagccaggcatgaccttcccttcacaaatccatgctggctctccttaatCGACCAaaattaggctaactggtctgtaattccccggtttcccccttcttaaaaagtggagtcacatgtacaattttccaatccagagggactactgaTCCTACGcaactctgaaagattatagttgGGGCACCTACAATGTGttccctacttcctttaacacccttggaTGGAAACCGTCAGGTACTGGGGATTTgttactctttagttccattaatttcctcgtTACTGACGCTGTACTTACAATAATTGTATTATGCCTGTCGTCTATCGGCTATTAATTTTTTCGGGACTTCCGGCAAGTTATCCTTCTTTTCAGCTGTAAATACTGAGggaaaagtaattgttcaacatgccTGCCATTTTCTCAttatcactggcagtatctccattttcagctttagTTGTTGACCACCCAATTTCCCTTTACTAAACTATAAAAtttcttcttattgattttgatgtcccttgcaagtttcctttaatAATCCCTTTCAGTAGCCCTGATAAACTGCTTTGTAACCCATTGCTCTATCTATCTTATTCGTCTGTGTTTGTGCTCtgttttgcatttttgtaagcccttttTGTTTTATGCTGCCCCTAATCTCCAGTTGTCCATGGCGGTTTTTTTGtgtgaagtggagccttttcctctcaggggtataaACTCACTTTGTATcttgttaaatgtttctttaaatattccccACTGGTCTTCAATCTTTAGACCCATTAACATATCTTTCCAGTTTAGACAGTCTGTGTCTCATCCCGTTAAAGTCAGcattacccaagtctaaaattctagtatctgaatcgtgcttttcactttcaaacacgaCGCTGAATTCCTTTGTTGCACTGTAGAACacattgctgcaggaaactatcccggacacattccagaaattcactacctttctgacaggtgcttgtctgcctctcccaatcaaTGTGTAAGTTAAAATTTCCCATTAATACTACTCTGTCTTTGCTACAcacttttttaaatgtattttattccaaatgtatatgaaaagttacaacaTATAAACAATttgggaaacaaacttcccaacacacaactatacagttcaTACAAatcttcccctttttcacccccccccctcatcccccaacgacgaacaactcctcaaacacagtcacgaacatcccccaccttgcctcaaaggcCTCCACTGAACCCCTTAACTCGTATTTGACCTTTCCAGCCGAAAAAAGTCATATAAGTCACCCAGCCAGGTCGCTACCCCATTGCTGACGGCCGCTCCAATAAAATCCGTCGCCAAGCAATCAGAGAGACTAAGGCTACAACATCAGccatcctcccctccaccagctccggcttctccgatatcccaaagatCACCACCAACGGGTCCGAATCCACCTCTTCCACCACTCTCCTTGCTAGTgcccgtgaacactcccgcccagaatctctccagctTTTCACAGCACCAGAACGTATGTGCATGATTCGCTAGTTCCGCCCACACGTCTCTCACTTGTCTGCCACgccctgaaagaatccactcattcttgcccgtgtCATATGTACTCTGtatacaaccttgaattgtatcaggctcatccttccgCATGAGGAGGTTGCATTTACCCTTCGTAgcacctcactccatactctccagtttatctccccacccagctccccagCCACCTGTATTTGGTCTCCCattctaccctccccttccacatccggaagcaacagttGTTCCAGCAGGGAGTACCTCGACATCCTGGGGAACCCTTTCCAAACTTTCCacgcaaagtcccttacctgcaggtacctaaactcactttctCTCGGgaactctaccctctccttcaattcatctatactggcaaaccgttcttccagatacaaatccctcaccttaaccagcccccacTTCTCTCCAGTACCTATACGTGCCATCTATCCCCTGGCAGTAAACCGTGGCTTTCACACAAAGGCTTAACACTGACACCCCCTCTTTccaaaagtgcctcctcagctggttctagATCTTTACCGTGGACTGCACCATCGGTCTCCCTGAGTATCTGCTCGGCGCCATTGACAATGCTGCCGCCAGcatagcccttaagctggaccccACCCCTACAGAATTCCTCTTCCATCCTAactcattcttccccccccccccccaatcgcctcaccttctccatgttcgccGTCCGCCTTTGCTACACACTTGTCTAATTTCTGCATTTATATAATCTTAACACCTCCGAACTGCTACCAGGgggtcgatacacaacacccattcAGTTTTGGATCCTTTTTTCAAGCAAATATGTTGAGGAAACTGTCACCATTCCCATTCAAGCTTAAGGACATAACGTCAACAACAGGTCAGAATTACAGCACACATCAGTGGATTAACATAAGACGCTTGAAGAACAGAATTATGGAGAAATTCTGAAAAACATAGTCTCACACTTCAAATACAATTGGGTCCCATTCTCCCCTGACAAAAAGTGCCCACCACTCCATGATCCTGGAGAACAAAAAAAACACTTGGCTTCTTTTCTCCATTACCATCTTTATGCTTACCTGTTCTACCCTTACTCCCACTACAATTGCAAGGAACTCCGGGACAACTTTTATCGCTCAGATTGACACCATCTGTATCCCTCCTGCTCCACAAACTAAACCTTTCCCATCAGACCTAGTATTAATCCCACGTCCTTCTCTAGTTTTCTCCCCTTATGCCCTttctgagctcatcttgtccacaAAAACCACCACCTGCTCCTTTGTCCCCATTCCTCTGCTAAATTGCTGAGCACCCAACCTCCCTTCCCCGTACTGACTTTGTAAACATTATATTTTCCTCTGGTTTTGTCTCCCCATCTTTCAAAAACATTTGTCATCACCCTCTCAAAATAATCCCCATCACTGACAACTTTGTCCTTGCAAACTACTGACCCGATGCCAACTTTCCTTTCCTCTCTTCAACATGTCTCCAAAATCTGTACCTATCAATCCTGCAACTCCCTGCCTGAACTTCTATTCAGATTTCTATTCCAGCCATGGCACTAATATTCTGTGATTGTGACCGTGGTTCATTTTCTCTCATCTTCCATGATCTCTGCGGCCCTTGATATGGTCAATCACCTCCAACATCTTTTCTTAGTTAATCAGCTCAGTAGCCCTGCCCTCATTTGATTCCATTCATATCTGGATGGATAGACCATCTCCAGCGAAGGCTTATCTTCCTCAAGTTACACTGTGACCTTTGAGACCAATCCCTTCTTGACTACATGGTTCCCTAGGGTTACATAACTGCAAACACTGATTATGCCTCCCCATGTACACGGAGGACAACCAGCATTATAGCGCTCCCTTTCTCAACACTTCCTCTATCTCTGGCAGGTTGCTGAGTTGAAGTCTTAAATTAACCATAGCTTTTTGGGGAATTAGGAAGACTGAAGCAATAGTCTTGTGCCCTTGCCACAAACTCTGAATCCTTGCCACTGTTTAAGGCTTTTTCAGCTGTTTGAAATCTCAGCATCCCGTTTAATTCTCTGACCCCATATTTCCTCCAGCCTCTTTCCACCTCCATTACATTCCCCGAACACCAGCCTGCCTCAACCTGTGTGTGAATGAAATCTGATTCGTGCTTTGGTCACTGCCAGACTTGATTATTCCAATTCTCTCTTGACCGGCTTCCTACATAATATAAAACAGCTCAGTGCAAAACTTTGCCGCCTGAATCGCATCTTGCAGGCTTCAGGACATGTATTTAAAATTCTCATGCTAAAATCTGTCTGCCCTTTCCCCTCACTACCTCTTTATCACTCCCATGAAAAATCATGATAGTCCTTTTAGTAGCCATGAAGCTACATATATTTCATGACACATCTATGTTATTTATATAGAACATTACACGCACTTTCTAGTTCTTCAACCACATGTATGCTTCCAGCAGCTGCAGCCTCTCCGTTGGTGTTCAACGCATGGCACTCATATTCTCCAGCGTCTTCCTCGGTGAGCGGAGAGATCTAAATATAATTGAAAATAAAGATGATTGGAGACATGGCACTTAATGTGCAGAATTTGCAAAAATGAATGTTTCGACAACTCTCCATTCCTCTAACTCTTGAATCTTCTTGTTTACAAAATTATATCCTTGATTCATAAAAATTGCAAAAGAATATTACAAAACATTTCAACTTGAAAATTACAGAAAATGCCATAAAATTTGACTTGTCACCATACAGTGTGAGCCCCTCCTGAGTACCTCTATACAATTGTAATTCTCTTATTTACAATATATGTGATATGTAGACGGGCGACAAAACATTTCAAATTCAAAAATTGCAGAAAGTGCAATAGAATTCACCTTTCCTTCATACGGCATGATGAGTGCCTCAATATAATTTCTAACTCTTAAATCTACTCCCTGCACCGTATTAGCAATTGTGTTTTCAGCATACCAAATCTAACCTGGCATTTCAGCCCTAAACTTCTCAGTGTCGCATCCACTTCCCTTTCTATCCTCTCTAAAGCTCAAGGGGTGGAAATTTGTTTTGGCCTTGTTTTCAAGGCTGAAATGGACAACTCCTTGCGAGCACTCATCGGAGGCCTGAGTCTCAGCCGGGCCGTCTTAACATATGCAGACACCAGCCCCGGTGCAGAGACAGCTCACCAGTTTTATGGATGAAACATTGTGTAGGCTGCTTTCCCTCAAGAAGCCTTTGAAAGGATTGCAATCAGGAGGGAAGCGAGTGAGGTTAGCAATGATCTTCAATGCTGTGGTGGAAAATAGCAGGCCCTGGCATCAGCTATTTTCAGGTCTGTCCAATTTTAAGAATGGAGTCACAAAACGCCTCTATTTGCAAATGCAAAGACCCGATTGCCCCATTTCAGGCACAGAGCCAGGAGGCTTGTACTACAGTTTGTACTATATGACATGATGCATTTTTGCTGCCTTCCAAATTAGATGCCTGGGTATATAAAAGCAAAGAAACTGCCGATGCTGGAATTCTAAAAtatgaacagaaaatactggaaaatctcagtaggcctGGCAACATCTGCCAACATCTGGCAACAGAGGAACAGTTGACATTTCGAGTCTGTATGATTTCTTCGGagctaaagagagagagagaaatgtgatgaattttatactgtttaagaagggatggaGAAGAATAGGTGGGAGCTAGGAGTGATGCATGGCCAAATGTCATGGCCActaaagggagtgttaatggtagtgttaaagactaaagatggtgctgatagtggcataaaggtaagatagcagaatgtgttgacAGCACTGCTCTGTGAAAATACAGATGGTCAcattgagagagaggggggtgtgttGGGGCAAAGAAATTGGATTAATAAATGAGGTCAAGATAGAGAAGAGAGTTAGTTTTCAATGTCATACCTGAACAGTGGGGTGACAACAAATTCTCAGCTCAAGTCATTAAACCAAGGTCTTATTCACTTATCTTTCCTTTGAATCAGTGTCTGTTTTTCTTCGCCATGGATATGTAACTAAGTTGCTGTCTTTGTCACTCTTTTACCAAGCAAGAAATAAGATGGTTTTTTTAATCTAGCGTACAATTAGTACACCAAGAGTCAAATCTCCTCACAGCCAGATTGTTACTTTGGTTCCATTGTTGCCCAATTGTGGGTAATTTAATCCAGAGATTCTACATTTTAATCCCGAAGTTCAATTAGATgagtaaatatagttaaccatatttCAGATGCTTGTGACAAGTTGGCAACGTGGGTCAGTTTTTTACAGGCTTTTTTTTATAAAACGGACAGATAATGTTGAAAGCAAATTATAATGAGCAGAATTGATAGTAAAACTTCTGCTCCTTCAGATTTCTTGAAAGCAACAatgtttttgtttgaaaaattgaaACATAATTGTGTGAAGGCTACCTCGGGGTTGAAGACAGACATGACTAGTCTGGTGATACGAAAGCCTTCCTTGCTCGGGACTGGGTTTGGATATTTTCAACCTAATTCTAAACTCTTGTGGGGAGCGCGGAAGCAGCCCAACAATGACCACAGGACAGCACAAAATGTGCAATCTCCAATCAGACAGGTTGTTACAGGTTATTATAAGCTAACCCGTAGCGCACAAAATAAATGTTTTCCTCACTTTTGCCGCAGATTTGGCAGATCTTTACTCTGGGAGCCGTGACTtaaaaggaagaacttgcatttagaTGGACCTTACACgatctcagaacatcccaaagtgctttacaaccaaggaAATGCTTTGCTAATTGTCACCACTCTTGTAATATCGACTGGGGACTGTTTTGTGTGCAACATGGTGAAAGGCATTCCCATTCCTTACTGTAAGCAGCACAACAATTTAAGAATTTTTTTGTGGGTTGAAATTACATAAATTCCTAATGAATGTTCTTAAATGTGGATTAAAAGCTTACCAGCACCCATCCTGTAACCTCATGTTTCTCTGGTCCACCACGGGTCTGAATGGCAAGGTTGTCCCGGTCACCAGGCAGCAACTCCACCTTTTCCAAACCGTTTGCTGTTTTCTTTACCTATTATTTAAAATAGCATTCATAATGTATCCTTATGTGGTTTCACATAATACGTTTTTAGATCGCTGAAGGACCACACCACTTTGAGAATGTTCTTTGTGCTTAGCATAACAAATGTTCCTTGTATGATGGCATGTTTTGCAATAGCCCCAGACATGTTGCACCATGTCAACTTGTGTGCGTTGAAAGTCATTGTCAGCAGTTCCCAAGGAGAGCAAATAGAGCTAAAAGGCTTCATTCTAAATTGTTTAAGAACTTTTCACAAGCAAATATTTAGTTAGCAACAAAAGTTGATTATTTCCTCAGGCATAATGGCTCTTTAGCAAATCAAAGTTTTCACTTCAGTCATCAATAGGCCCTCTAAGCAGTAACTTTTTTCCATTCTTTATAAGCTGCCAGTGCATATTTTTGTAATGGAAAGCATGACAATGTTATCATTGTGGGGGAAGTATATTGGAATTCAAGGTAGTAACAAAAACGGAGTTTAGATGCACTCAGCCAATAGAATATATTGAATTCCAGACTCTACGTATATTGGATTTGTCACTGAGCCTTATAAGGAGATTTCAGATGAGCTGAAGCTTGGTCAAAGTGGCAGATTTTAAGGAACCTCTTG
The Scyliorhinus torazame isolate Kashiwa2021f unplaced genomic scaffold, sScyTor2.1 scaffold_1552, whole genome shotgun sequence genome window above contains:
- the LOC140407470 gene encoding insulin-like growth factor-binding protein 7, with protein sequence MTTEKLNSRYFSLTAPVIVTQPKEVWNVSGSQVYLSCEVIGVPTPVLTWNKVKKTANGLEKVELLPGDRDNLAIQTRGGPEKHEVTGWVLISPLTEEDAGEYECHALNTNGEAAAAGSIHVVEELEMKEEV